The following proteins are co-located in the Fimbriiglobus ruber genome:
- a CDS encoding serine/threonine-protein kinase gives MRTPLTPDPINRPSSARQPAAAARGGNPSEPLVGGPPQSPAAAGSSLVSLQRATDLQPRPGANTDDSPTIITPTRIAPPSDPDLALFAGGKLGQYELIDTVGTGGMAAVLRARDTELGRFVALKILPSQMARDPENVTRFKQEARAAAKLDHDNIARVFSCGEDRGLNFIAFELVDGDNLRTLIERRGTLPPEDCVRYMLQVAAGLGHAADRGVVHRDIKPSNIVVTPDGRAKIVDMGLARSLGSAGGSVNGGVTQSGVTLGTFDYISPEQAIDPRRADVRSDIYSLGCAFYHALTGRPPVPDGTAAMKLNAHQHKPVLDPRVLNPAVPDALAAILSRMMAKDPARRYQTPAELIAALTVIARGMHLAADGLPVDPTRQSADHAALSILPAPPRIPVGLVAGVAAIALAIVIVVAMSGPSREPVAPILSDLGTTGAGGKASPFGDLGQSGQPPSNTIPPPVAGDGTATSVDDFLRLLQEGAAEIKLINGKTYDLAASGQAAIYAGGPGKTVTITGPKAGEPPIIRVAAVPVDPSNPGGPRAGSLTFAGAKGVTLRGVRVDIADAAGVEPADHPAGVVVADVGLLELDECRFERDTDFKAAEAVGLIVTAREGPCELVAKNCFFGVRRGTEIRLSGRVWRADVTECMFAPHLAAFKLVAGEPGPSADVPPTDLKLTSCSFMLDHGAVIDATDGARADVSAGYCLFAAVPADPAAMATMTDPGDNHPVVLRCGGDKAAAIRFHGRPGMANVYYHTDPLALGRRTFTFTECKQQFAAASPVVDDEAVLAPQSPWAAADPVHDLTGDKPWKAFQLKTTLPAVRVRDKEVLVVGARWRKRADLLRVYEPWPPQTQEAVALPADKVWCPNPPPGVQGNPNYYDTLPAAIAALKPGDTLLIRHDGPLPVPETGLSGSKLNLTIRAFPGTTPILIPGPEMNRYDAGLFRLSEGKLTLEGLEFRLKARVKPGAVRSLAVVAVVAGSQCILRHCAVTMVEESSDAERLAAVVLTDPESEMRTGPGRGPEVKLENCLIRGRGRAVWVQKSRPFDLDVANTVTATFGPVIEIDPPDKAPAAGSTCQIRLDRVTSVLAGPLFDLQPGRADDGTKSPGWVPVEVETKRCVFVATEKAASPVAAIEGADPTALKSVFTWRHAGRANWYANFPPAAPFLTATPLEDAGLPKTLDADGWFALTGEKADESVGKVTFAAQIGTRKTVAITPDNVAAVAVDIPGASVEDAGAEVAKVAKPTTEEPSGEK, from the coding sequence ATGCGCACACCGCTGACGCCCGACCCGATCAACCGGCCATCGTCCGCGCGGCAGCCAGCCGCGGCGGCCCGGGGTGGGAATCCGTCGGAACCGCTCGTTGGCGGGCCGCCGCAATCCCCCGCAGCGGCCGGGTCGTCCCTCGTCTCCCTCCAACGCGCGACCGACTTGCAGCCGCGCCCGGGAGCCAACACCGACGACTCCCCGACCATCATTACCCCCACCCGAATCGCCCCGCCGTCCGACCCGGATCTGGCTCTTTTCGCGGGGGGCAAACTCGGGCAGTACGAACTGATCGACACGGTCGGGACCGGCGGCATGGCCGCGGTTCTACGCGCCCGGGACACCGAACTCGGGCGCTTCGTCGCGCTGAAGATTCTCCCGTCCCAGATGGCCCGCGATCCGGAAAACGTCACCCGCTTCAAGCAAGAAGCCCGGGCGGCGGCCAAACTCGACCACGACAACATCGCCCGCGTCTTCTCGTGCGGCGAAGACCGCGGGCTCAATTTCATCGCGTTCGAGTTGGTCGACGGGGATAACCTGCGCACCCTGATCGAGCGCCGCGGGACGCTTCCGCCCGAGGATTGTGTCCGGTACATGCTCCAGGTGGCCGCCGGACTCGGCCACGCGGCCGACCGCGGTGTCGTCCACCGGGACATCAAGCCGTCGAACATCGTCGTCACGCCGGACGGGCGGGCCAAGATCGTTGACATGGGCTTGGCCCGGTCGCTCGGCTCCGCCGGCGGCTCGGTCAACGGCGGCGTCACGCAGTCCGGGGTCACGCTCGGCACGTTCGATTACATCTCCCCCGAACAGGCGATCGACCCCCGCCGGGCGGACGTCCGGAGCGACATCTACAGCCTCGGGTGCGCGTTCTACCACGCCCTCACCGGGCGGCCGCCGGTCCCGGACGGGACCGCGGCCATGAAGTTGAACGCCCACCAACATAAACCCGTACTCGACCCCCGCGTCCTGAACCCGGCCGTCCCCGACGCCCTCGCCGCGATCCTTTCGCGAATGATGGCCAAAGACCCGGCCCGCCGGTATCAGACGCCGGCCGAGTTGATCGCCGCTCTCACGGTCATAGCCCGCGGCATGCATTTGGCCGCGGACGGATTGCCGGTCGACCCGACCCGTCAGTCGGCCGACCACGCGGCTCTGTCGATCCTGCCAGCGCCGCCGCGGATTCCCGTCGGGCTCGTGGCCGGGGTGGCCGCGATCGCGCTCGCCATCGTCATCGTGGTCGCGATGTCCGGGCCGAGCCGGGAACCCGTCGCCCCAATCCTTTCCGATCTGGGGACGACCGGCGCGGGCGGCAAGGCGTCGCCCTTCGGTGACTTGGGCCAGTCTGGTCAGCCGCCATCCAACACGATTCCCCCGCCGGTTGCCGGGGATGGGACCGCCACGTCGGTCGATGATTTCCTGCGACTTTTGCAAGAAGGTGCGGCGGAAATCAAGTTGATTAACGGAAAGACTTACGACCTGGCGGCCTCGGGACAGGCTGCGATTTACGCGGGGGGTCCGGGGAAAACGGTAACGATCACGGGGCCGAAGGCTGGCGAGCCGCCGATCATCCGCGTGGCCGCGGTTCCCGTCGACCCGTCGAACCCCGGCGGACCGCGCGCCGGATCGCTGACGTTCGCGGGGGCCAAGGGGGTGACGCTCCGCGGGGTACGGGTCGACATCGCGGACGCCGCGGGCGTGGAACCGGCCGACCACCCGGCGGGGGTGGTCGTGGCGGACGTCGGACTACTCGAACTCGACGAGTGCCGGTTCGAGCGGGACACGGATTTCAAAGCCGCCGAAGCGGTGGGCCTGATCGTCACCGCCCGCGAGGGGCCGTGCGAACTGGTCGCGAAGAATTGCTTCTTCGGCGTCCGCCGCGGGACCGAGATTCGGCTCTCCGGGCGGGTGTGGCGGGCGGACGTCACGGAGTGCATGTTCGCGCCACACCTGGCCGCCTTCAAACTGGTCGCGGGCGAGCCCGGACCGTCCGCGGACGTCCCGCCGACCGATCTCAAATTGACGAGTTGCTCGTTCATGCTCGATCACGGCGCGGTGATCGATGCCACCGACGGAGCCCGGGCGGACGTGTCCGCCGGGTACTGTCTTTTTGCCGCGGTTCCGGCCGACCCGGCGGCGATGGCGACGATGACCGACCCCGGCGACAATCACCCGGTCGTCCTGCGCTGCGGTGGTGACAAGGCGGCCGCCATACGGTTCCACGGCCGCCCGGGTATGGCGAACGTCTACTACCACACGGACCCGCTCGCGCTCGGCCGCCGAACATTCACGTTCACCGAGTGCAAGCAACAATTCGCCGCCGCGTCCCCGGTCGTTGACGACGAAGCGGTTCTTGCCCCCCAGTCGCCGTGGGCGGCCGCCGATCCCGTCCACGACCTCACGGGGGACAAGCCGTGGAAAGCGTTCCAGCTGAAAACAACACTCCCGGCGGTTCGCGTCCGTGACAAAGAAGTGCTCGTCGTCGGAGCCCGGTGGCGGAAACGTGCGGACCTGCTCCGCGTGTACGAGCCGTGGCCGCCACAGACCCAGGAGGCCGTCGCGCTGCCGGCGGATAAAGTCTGGTGTCCGAACCCGCCGCCGGGGGTCCAGGGGAACCCGAACTATTACGACACGCTTCCCGCCGCCATCGCGGCGCTGAAACCCGGCGACACTCTCCTCATCCGGCACGACGGCCCGCTCCCGGTTCCGGAAACGGGTCTTTCCGGATCGAAGTTGAACCTCACAATACGGGCTTTCCCGGGGACGACTCCGATCCTGATTCCCGGACCGGAGATGAATCGGTACGACGCCGGGTTATTCCGGCTGAGTGAAGGGAAGTTGACCCTGGAAGGTCTGGAGTTTCGGTTGAAGGCGCGGGTGAAGCCGGGGGCCGTGCGGTCGCTGGCGGTGGTCGCCGTGGTCGCCGGGAGCCAGTGTATCCTTCGCCACTGTGCCGTCACGATGGTCGAGGAGTCGTCGGACGCGGAGCGGCTCGCCGCGGTCGTTCTCACGGACCCGGAATCGGAGATGAGAACTGGCCCCGGCCGCGGACCGGAGGTCAAGCTGGAGAACTGTCTCATCCGCGGCCGCGGCCGCGCCGTCTGGGTGCAAAAATCACGGCCGTTTGACCTGGATGTGGCGAACACGGTTACGGCCACTTTCGGTCCGGTTATCGAGATCGACCCCCCGGACAAAGCCCCCGCCGCCGGGTCCACCTGCCAGATCCGGCTCGACCGGGTGACGTCCGTCCTCGCCGGCCCACTTTTCGACCTGCAACCGGGCCGGGCCGACGACGGGACGAAGTCCCCCGGCTGGGTGCCGGTGGAGGTCGAGACCAAGCGGTGCGTGTTCGTGGCGACCGAGAAAGCGGCGTCGCCCGTCGCTGCGATCGAGGGGGCCGACCCGACGGCTCTCAAGTCCGTGTTTACCTGGCGGCACGCCGGGCGCGCGAACTGGTACGCGAATTTTCCGCCCGCGGCCCCATTCTTGACGGCAACACCTCTTGAGGATGCCGGCCTTCCGAAAACACTCGACGCGGACGGGTGGTTTGCTCTGACCGGCGAGAAGGCGGACGAGTCCGTGGGGAAGGTGACGTTCGCCGCCCAGATCGGCACCCGAAAGACTGTGGCGATCACTCCAGACAACGTCGCCGCGGTCGCGGTGGACATCCCCGGCGCGTCGGTCGAGGACGCCGGGGCGGAGGTGGCCAAGGTGGCCAAGCCGACGACCGAGGAACCGAGCGGGGAAAAGTAG
- a CDS encoding ISKra4 family transposase: MTCPHCHESARCKGFQSRQLVSLFGPLEYARHYDLCRHCHHGTSPLDGILGLRAHDLTPAADDVVCLSGLEDSFATGAETLLRRLAGLRVSESTVQRATEAAGERLAEAQHAGQTFGPSTPWAWHKDADGKTVGYVSVDATGVGQQGPRGAKAEGRMAYIGMIDNPVPEERPRWANPTAAKRPDWKARYVSQVRSLAELAEPLRRHASHVDLDGADRWVALSDGGTGLEDFLRGNFPRVEAVILDFYHVAEYVAKLSRVLHPGDADADTHWREATCEELKTSSGRVVLDTLRSLDVTGRGGAESVRAEVMTYFTNQAHRMDYPHDLAKGWQIGSGPVESACKTVIGERMKGGGMRWGEDGADAMSHLRALFCSSDNQWAAFWSKN, from the coding sequence ATGACGTGCCCGCACTGCCACGAATCGGCCCGGTGCAAGGGATTCCAGTCCCGTCAATTGGTCAGCCTGTTCGGTCCGCTCGAGTACGCCCGGCACTACGACTTGTGCCGGCACTGTCACCACGGCACGTCGCCCCTGGACGGGATACTGGGATTACGGGCTCACGATCTGACCCCGGCCGCCGACGACGTGGTTTGCCTGTCCGGTCTGGAGGACAGTTTCGCCACCGGGGCCGAAACGCTACTTCGGCGGTTGGCCGGTCTGCGGGTGAGTGAGTCGACGGTTCAGCGGGCGACCGAGGCCGCCGGCGAGCGGTTGGCCGAAGCCCAACATGCGGGCCAGACGTTCGGCCCGTCGACCCCGTGGGCGTGGCACAAGGATGCCGACGGGAAAACGGTCGGTTACGTGTCGGTCGACGCCACGGGCGTCGGGCAACAAGGTCCCCGCGGGGCCAAAGCCGAAGGGCGAATGGCGTACATCGGGATGATTGACAACCCGGTCCCCGAGGAACGCCCGCGGTGGGCGAATCCGACGGCGGCCAAGCGGCCGGACTGGAAGGCCCGGTACGTGTCCCAGGTGCGATCGCTCGCGGAGTTAGCCGAGCCGTTGCGGCGGCACGCGTCCCACGTGGATCTGGACGGGGCCGACCGGTGGGTTGCGTTGTCGGACGGGGGGACCGGGTTGGAGGACTTCCTGCGGGGGAATTTCCCCCGCGTCGAAGCCGTCATCCTGGACTTCTACCACGTGGCCGAATACGTCGCCAAACTGTCCCGGGTCCTGCATCCGGGGGACGCGGATGCGGACACGCATTGGCGGGAGGCGACGTGCGAGGAACTCAAGACGTCGAGCGGCCGGGTCGTACTCGACACGCTCCGGTCGTTGGACGTCACCGGTCGCGGGGGAGCGGAGAGTGTTCGCGCGGAGGTCATGACGTACTTCACGAATCAGGCGCATCGGATGGATTACCCGCACGACTTGGCCAAGGGCTGGCAGATTGGCAGTGGTCCTGTCGAGAGCGCGTGCAAGACGGTGATCGGGGAGCGGATGAAGGGCGGGGGAATGCGCTGGGGCGAAGATGGGGCCGATGCCATGAGTCACTTGCGGGCGCTGTTTTGTAGCTCGGATAACCAGTGGGCGGCGTTTTGGTCCAAGAATTAG
- a CDS encoding ISKra4 family transposase — protein sequence MTCPHCRESARCKGFKSRQLVSLFGPLEYSRHYYLCRHCHHGISPLDGVLGLRAHDLTPAADEVVCLSGLEDSFATAADTVLPRLAGLRVSESTVQRATEAAGERLAEAQHAGQTFGPSTPWAWHKDADGKTVGYVSVDATGVGQQGSRGAKAEGRMAYIGMIDNPVPEERPRWANPTAAKRPEWKARYVSQVRSLAELAEPLRRQASQVNLGGADRWVALSDGGIGLEDFLRANFPRVEAVILDFYHVAEYVAKLSRVLHPGDADADRRWRETTCEELKTSGGSAVLEKVRSLDLADRAGAASVRAEVVTYFTNQTHRMDYPHYLAQGWQIGSGPVESACKTVIGERMKGGGMRWGEDGADAMSHLRALFCSSDNQWAAFWSKN from the coding sequence ATGACGTGCCCGCACTGCCGGGAATCGGCCCGGTGCAAGGGATTCAAGTCCCGTCAATTGGTCAGCCTGTTCGGTCCGCTCGAGTACTCCCGGCACTACTACTTGTGCCGGCACTGCCACCACGGGATATCGCCCCTGGACGGGGTGCTCGGGTTACGGGCTCACGACCTGACCCCGGCCGCCGACGAGGTCGTCTGCCTGTCCGGGTTGGAGGATAGTTTCGCCACGGCCGCCGACACGGTGTTGCCGCGGTTGGCCGGTCTGCGAGTGAGTGAGTCGACGGTCCAGCGGGCGACCGAGGCCGCCGGCGAGCGGTTGGCCGAAGCCCAACATGCGGGCCAGACGTTCGGCCCGTCGACCCCGTGGGCGTGGCACAAGGATGCCGACGGGAAAACGGTCGGTTACGTGTCGGTCGACGCCACCGGCGTCGGGCAACAAGGTTCCCGCGGTGCCAAGGCCGAGGGGCGGATGGCGTACATCGGGATGATTGACAACCCGGTCCCCGAGGAACGCCCACGGTGGGCGAATCCGACGGCGGCCAAGCGACCGGAGTGGAAGGCCCGGTACGTGTCCCAGGTGCGGTCGCTCGCGGAGTTGGCCGAGCCGTTGCGGCGACAAGCCTCCCAGGTGAATCTGGGCGGTGCCGATCGATGGGTCGCGTTGTCCGACGGGGGCATTGGGTTGGAGGACTTCCTGCGGGCGAATTTCCCCCGTGTGGAAGCCGTCATCTTGGACTTCTACCACGTGGCCGAATACGTCGCCAAACTGTCCCGCGTCCTGCATCCGGGGGACGCGGACGCGGACCGGCGATGGCGGGAGACGACGTGCGAGGAACTCAAGACCTCCGGCGGATCCGCCGTGCTAGAGAAGGTCCGGTCGTTGGATCTCGCCGACCGGGCCGGGGCGGCGAGTGTTCGTGCGGAGGTCGTGACGTACTTCACGAATCAGACCCATCGGATGGATTACCCGCACTACTTGGCCCAGGGCTGGCAGATCGGCAGTGGTCCGGTGGAGAGTGCCTGCAAGACGGTCATCGGGGAACGCATGAAGGGCGGGGGAATGCGTTGGGGCGAGGACGGCGCCGATGCGATGAGCCACTTGCGCGCGCTGTTTTGTAGCTCGGATAACCAGTGGGCGGCGTTTTGGTCTAAGAATTAG
- a CDS encoding RNA polymerase sigma factor, translating into MHTTSASLLERLREGRDAEAWAQFIRIYSPILYAWARKVGLRHDDAVDLTQDVFAVLVQKLPEFRYDTQQRFRGWLWTVTKHKWLERRRRPDLPLDAESRVEDARAPAATPPEFEEAEFRDHLIRSVVPSLRGNFHDTTWQAFWRQVVDGRPANEVAVELGLSLATVYKAKLRVLAHLHAELGDLFAD; encoded by the coding sequence ATGCACACCACATCCGCGAGCCTGCTCGAACGACTACGGGAAGGTCGGGACGCCGAGGCGTGGGCGCAGTTCATCCGGATCTACTCCCCGATCCTCTACGCCTGGGCCCGCAAGGTCGGGCTCCGACACGACGACGCGGTCGACCTCACCCAGGACGTGTTCGCCGTCCTCGTCCAAAAACTCCCCGAGTTCCGGTACGACACGCAACAGCGATTCCGCGGCTGGCTCTGGACGGTCACGAAACACAAGTGGCTGGAACGGCGTCGGCGGCCGGACCTCCCGCTCGACGCCGAGTCGCGCGTCGAGGACGCCCGCGCGCCGGCGGCTACCCCGCCGGAGTTCGAGGAGGCCGAGTTCCGGGACCACCTGATCCGGTCCGTCGTCCCGTCGCTCCGGGGGAATTTCCACGACACGACCTGGCAGGCGTTCTGGCGACAGGTGGTCGACGGCCGGCCCGCAAACGAAGTGGCGGTCGAACTCGGTCTCTCGCTGGCCACCGTGTACAAGGCCAAACTCCGGGTTCTGGCCCACCTACACGCGGAACTCGGCGACCTGTTCGCCGACTGA
- a CDS encoding serine/threonine-protein kinase, with translation MPHRQLCPDATEFESLLLNRVTEDRAAALEAHVGLCPICQRVVDGLTANLRLSTAIRGMPRTPVPPPPAVLGELAARLGDLTSQFTRVEWTHAGPDGGADHDDELPGFAPPAANDEVGRLGPYRVLRLLGAGGMGLVYLAEDTALRRPVAIKILRPRLARRRRARDGFLSEARAMAALKHDNIVTVFQIGETPGGGGESVPYLAMELLDGESLADWVRREGRMPVEWAARLGRQAAEGLAVAHARGVIHRDIKPGNLWLEAPPGWADTPGDRRPPLPAVARLKILDFGLAQPVGEAEGGDGPGFGTPAYMPPEQMRGERTSPAADLFSLGVVLYELTTGGLPFPIRRQSVVPEFRTPPDLRDFVPTAPAAFAALVHQLLALAPADRPASANGVATELFAATAPVADTLVDRPDRTVELHPGRVRHRRLVRVGSGAAIGIAIAVLAAGGTWLAARSGDPTGPGPAAGAILPGPPDDDWCQAVATLPAERQAATVIDKLRELNPGYDGEASLRYRSGQVSELIISTDTVRDIRPIRALKGLRHLECNGSGLGRGLLIDLSPIKGLNLEVLNAWWNPKLTDFNPVRGMKLRSCQIGETPVEDLSPFQGMPLTFLSINGCRVRDIAVVRTLPKLEFLRCDGCPIESLNPLAESTVKRLVFDFRRERGDADILSRIPWLTHLNYRPANEFRRSNGLSLTTS, from the coding sequence ATGCCGCACCGCCAGCTCTGCCCGGACGCGACCGAATTTGAATCCCTGTTACTCAACCGGGTGACCGAAGACCGGGCCGCGGCTCTGGAAGCCCACGTCGGCCTGTGCCCGATTTGCCAGCGGGTGGTGGACGGGTTGACCGCGAACTTGCGGCTGTCTACGGCCATCCGCGGCATGCCCCGAACGCCCGTCCCCCCTCCGCCCGCGGTACTCGGCGAGTTGGCGGCCCGGTTAGGCGATTTGACATCGCAGTTCACCCGCGTCGAGTGGACACACGCCGGCCCGGACGGCGGCGCGGACCACGACGACGAACTCCCCGGGTTCGCCCCGCCCGCGGCCAACGACGAGGTCGGCCGGCTCGGCCCGTACCGCGTCCTGCGGCTGCTCGGAGCTGGCGGGATGGGCCTGGTCTACTTGGCCGAAGACACGGCGCTCCGGCGGCCGGTCGCGATCAAGATCCTCCGCCCGCGGCTCGCCCGCCGCCGCCGCGCCCGCGACGGGTTTCTGAGCGAAGCGCGGGCCATGGCCGCCCTCAAACATGACAACATCGTCACCGTGTTCCAGATCGGAGAGACGCCGGGGGGCGGTGGCGAATCGGTGCCTTACCTCGCGATGGAATTGCTCGACGGAGAGAGCCTCGCGGACTGGGTGCGGCGGGAGGGACGGATGCCCGTCGAGTGGGCCGCCCGGCTCGGGCGGCAGGCGGCCGAAGGGTTGGCCGTGGCCCACGCCCGGGGCGTCATCCACCGCGACATCAAACCCGGGAACCTGTGGCTCGAAGCCCCGCCCGGGTGGGCCGACACGCCCGGGGACCGGCGACCACCGCTCCCGGCCGTCGCCAGGCTGAAGATTCTCGACTTCGGCCTGGCCCAACCGGTCGGGGAAGCCGAGGGCGGGGACGGTCCGGGGTTCGGCACACCGGCGTACATGCCGCCGGAACAGATGCGGGGCGAGCGGACGTCTCCCGCTGCCGACTTGTTTAGTCTTGGGGTCGTCCTTTACGAGTTGACGACGGGCGGTCTCCCTTTCCCAATTCGCCGGCAGTCTGTGGTGCCCGAGTTCCGGACACCGCCGGACCTCCGGGATTTCGTCCCGACCGCACCCGCCGCGTTCGCCGCATTAGTCCACCAGTTGCTCGCCCTCGCGCCGGCGGACCGGCCCGCGTCGGCGAACGGCGTGGCGACCGAGTTGTTTGCCGCGACAGCGCCGGTGGCCGACACGCTGGTCGACCGCCCGGATCGGACCGTGGAACTTCACCCCGGCCGCGTTCGCCACCGCCGACTGGTAAGGGTGGGGAGCGGGGCAGCGATCGGGATCGCGATTGCCGTGCTGGCAGCCGGCGGGACGTGGCTCGCGGCGCGGTCCGGTGATCCGACCGGTCCCGGACCGGCGGCCGGCGCGATCCTCCCGGGGCCGCCGGACGACGACTGGTGCCAGGCTGTTGCCACCCTGCCCGCCGAACGACAGGCCGCCACCGTGATCGATAAGCTCCGGGAGTTGAACCCGGGGTACGACGGTGAGGCGTCCCTGCGATACCGGAGCGGGCAGGTGAGCGAACTGATCATTTCGACGGACACAGTGAGGGATATTCGCCCGATCCGCGCCCTCAAGGGGCTCCGGCATCTTGAGTGTAATGGGAGTGGGTTGGGGCGAGGGCTGTTGATCGATTTGTCCCCGATCAAGGGCTTGAACCTGGAGGTTCTGAACGCCTGGTGGAATCCTAAATTGACGGACTTCAACCCGGTCCGCGGAATGAAACTCCGATCGTGCCAGATCGGTGAAACGCCGGTCGAAGACCTCTCCCCATTCCAGGGAATGCCACTCACATTCCTTTCGATCAACGGGTGCCGGGTGCGCGACATCGCGGTCGTGCGGACGCTGCCGAAGTTGGAATTCCTGCGTTGCGACGGGTGCCCCATCGAATCGCTGAATCCACTGGCGGAATCGACCGTCAAACGGCTCGTGTTCGATTTTCGCCGCGAGCGAGGCGATGCGGACATCCTATCGCGGATACCCTGGCTGACCCACCTCAACTACCGACCCGCCAATGAATTCAGGCGATCGAACGGGTTGTCACTCACGACTTCGTGA
- a CDS encoding DUF1559 domain-containing protein, translating to MVTAHSRIRQGFTLIELLVVIAIIAILIGLLLPAVQKVREAAARMKCSNNLKQIGLCMHNFHDRNGRLPAGDITAQWGWIPRIFPDIEQTAVFNQLNFTVPSWSGNNFALVKQVYTMFVCPSDPLANTLQEEEGYAAPTWSLSQADYATCQGDYINSTGVGQTPAYGNVGGTGPNSPQVRGMISRYGWGARFADVTDGLSNTFLVGECVGAFCITQNVAAESFATTSHPVNYLNASLMASLPTQANPRWDESVGFRSFHTGGANFLLGDGSVRFISESVDGTTYRAYASRSGGEALTLNN from the coding sequence ATGGTGACGGCACATTCGCGCATTCGACAAGGCTTTACGCTGATCGAGTTGCTGGTGGTCATCGCGATCATCGCGATCCTGATCGGTCTCCTCCTTCCCGCCGTTCAGAAAGTCCGGGAAGCCGCGGCCCGGATGAAGTGCAGCAACAATTTGAAACAGATCGGCCTCTGCATGCACAATTTCCACGACCGGAACGGTCGCCTGCCCGCGGGCGACATCACCGCCCAGTGGGGCTGGATCCCACGGATCTTCCCCGACATCGAGCAAACGGCCGTGTTCAACCAGCTGAACTTTACGGTCCCATCGTGGTCAGGAAATAACTTCGCTCTCGTCAAGCAAGTTTACACGATGTTCGTCTGCCCGTCCGATCCGCTCGCCAACACGCTCCAGGAAGAGGAAGGGTACGCCGCACCGACCTGGTCGCTGTCTCAAGCGGACTACGCGACCTGCCAGGGAGATTACATCAATTCGACCGGCGTGGGGCAAACGCCCGCCTATGGAAACGTGGGCGGTACGGGGCCCAATTCGCCCCAAGTGCGGGGGATGATCAGTCGGTACGGTTGGGGCGCCAGGTTCGCGGACGTGACCGACGGGCTGTCGAACACGTTTCTGGTCGGCGAGTGCGTCGGCGCGTTCTGCATCACCCAAAACGTTGCCGCCGAGAGCTTCGCGACGACCTCCCACCCAGTCAACTACTTGAACGCGTCGTTAATGGCTTCCCTCCCGACCCAGGCGAACCCGCGGTGGGACGAGTCGGTCGGGTTCCGCAGCTTCCACACCGGCGGGGCGAACTTCCTGTTGGGAGATGGCTCGGTGCGCTTTATCAGTGAGAGCGTCGACGGCACGACTTACCGCGCCTACGCGTCCCGGTCCGGGGGTGAGGCGCTTACCCTCAACAATTGA
- a CDS encoding transposase — protein sequence MLLNRVIDRFLARTPMAVAIRGTLEYAFAPEPLDAIFEAIVGDRDDRQLLFSTCVDLMGTVVTRVNRSMSAAYRAAEDMPVSLSAVYQRLPRMPLAAGRELVRHTAERLEPVVRAMNGAAADPLPGYRTKVLDGNHLAHTPRRLKVLRDVAAGPLPGQSLVIRDPARGLARDVIPCADGHAQERSLLEAVIETIRTKDLVIADRNFCTTRFVFGIAARGGSFVIRRHAATLSWEKESAWESRGRTDTGGVEEQTIELIGPGDTTLTVRRIRLTLDQPTRDGDQVIEWLTNRPARAATAAVVAKLYQGRWTVEALFHRLTMVLGCEVDTLGYPPAALFGFCVALAASNAYATIRAAVRGEHGHETAETLSDFYVAAELERTVEGMNVAVPDEAWEPIAGWTAEEMGAWLRSIMRQARLERYEKAKRGPKKPKPRRTRFAAKKHVATSRLISGEQT from the coding sequence ATGCTTCTGAATCGTGTGATCGACCGGTTCCTCGCTCGTACTCCGATGGCCGTGGCGATTCGGGGCACGTTGGAGTACGCCTTCGCCCCGGAACCGCTCGATGCGATCTTCGAGGCGATCGTCGGCGACCGCGACGACCGGCAACTGCTGTTCTCGACGTGTGTGGACTTGATGGGCACGGTGGTCACCCGGGTGAACCGTTCGATGAGTGCCGCGTACCGGGCCGCCGAGGACATGCCGGTGTCCCTGTCCGCCGTGTACCAACGCCTGCCGCGGATGCCGCTCGCGGCGGGCCGCGAGTTGGTCCGACACACGGCCGAACGGCTCGAACCGGTGGTTCGGGCCATGAACGGGGCGGCGGCCGATCCGTTACCCGGGTACCGGACCAAGGTTCTCGACGGGAACCATCTGGCCCACACCCCGCGACGGCTCAAGGTCCTGCGGGATGTCGCGGCCGGCCCCCTTCCCGGTCAATCCCTGGTGATCCGGGACCCCGCTCGGGGATTGGCCCGGGATGTGATTCCGTGCGCCGACGGTCATGCCCAAGAGCGGTCCCTGCTGGAGGCCGTCATCGAAACGATTCGAACGAAGGATCTGGTGATCGCGGACCGGAACTTCTGCACCACCCGGTTCGTGTTCGGGATCGCGGCTCGGGGCGGGTCGTTCGTCATCCGTCGGCATGCCGCCACCTTGTCGTGGGAGAAGGAATCCGCCTGGGAATCCCGGGGTCGAACCGACACCGGGGGCGTGGAGGAACAGACGATTGAGTTGATCGGCCCGGGTGACACCACATTGACCGTCCGTCGCATTCGGCTGACCCTGGATCAGCCGACACGAGATGGTGACCAGGTGATCGAATGGCTAACGAATCGGCCGGCCCGTGCCGCAACCGCGGCCGTGGTGGCCAAACTCTACCAGGGTCGATGGACGGTGGAGGCCCTGTTCCACCGTCTGACGATGGTCCTGGGATGCGAGGTCGATACGCTGGGCTACCCGCCGGCCGCATTGTTCGGGTTCTGTGTGGCGTTGGCGGCGAGCAATGCGTATGCGACGATTCGGGCCGCCGTGCGGGGTGAGCACGGGCATGAGACCGCCGAGACGTTGTCGGACTTCTACGTGGCGGCCGAGTTGGAGCGGACCGTCGAGGGGATGAACGTGGCGGTGCCCGACGAGGCGTGGGAGCCGATCGCCGGGTGGACGGCGGAGGAAATGGGGGCGTGGCTGCGGTCGATCATGCGACAGGCCCGCTTGGAACGATACGAGAAAGCGAAACGGGGGCCGAAGAAACCCAAGCCGCGACGCACCCGGTTCGCGGCCAAAAAACACGTCGCCACCTCACGTTTGATCAGTGGTGAACAAACATAA